The DNA region CCGGAGGTGTCCACAAAAAGCTTAGGATGTCTGCTGAAGTTAAGACAATAAGGTTCTATTTGCTTTTGTTTTAACTTAGTATATAGCGTTCCTTTTTAACACCACTCTTTTAGAATATCCTTTGAAAGTTTATGTAGTCTGAATAGGTAGATTCTTGGAAGTTCTTGCGCATCAGGTTTCTTTTGTGTTAATATACATAGTCGTTATGTCAAGCATCGACTTTTGTGACCTTAAATCAGGGATAGCCCAATGCAAGAAAGAATGTCGAAGATGCATACATTTGAGGATGGCGTAAAAAACGCTCCACTTTTAGAAGCACTGCGTCATTCTCAGACGCGAGCCAGAGAAGCCGAGAAAGCAGCCAAACAAGCGACTGCGGAGAAACAAGACGTTCTCAAGCTTGTTCTTAGGCAGGCATCCCAGTTGTTTATGTATAGACAATGGCTCCAACTTCTTCAACTCGAGAACGTGTACTTTCAATACAAGAACAACCACGCAGGTTCCACTGTTTTCCCAATAACATTACCTTGGATTCCTCGAAGAACTGGGATAATGACGAAAAGCGAGCAAAAATATGCCAGTAGAAAACCGAACAAACGATCACGTCTCCATCCATTTGATGTTAACAAATATGCAGTCGTTTTCGCATTAGGAATGGGCTTAGTTGGTGCTGGATTTATGCTTGGATGGACCATTGGGTGGCTTTTACCGGCTTGGTGAATTAATCTGGATGCTAGCATCCTTCAGGATTTTGAGGATTTTGGATTGCACAGCCTTTCAAAGATGTATTTCCCCCAATTCCATGTACATGCACGTGTTTATGTTTTCTTGCCTCTCAATCCTCTTTCATGTGTAGTATTCGTTCTTTACTGCGTAATGGTTGCTCCATGTTTGTGTACATTTTCAGTTATCATACATACATAAAAGACAGTAATTGACTACGGATTGATGTGGAGCATCACACTTTAATCATCAAAATTCGTAATAAAATTTTCTAAGATAGAGAGAATTAGTGGAAGTAAAGTTATTGGAGattatggaaaaataaaataaaattagtggAGGTTAATAAATGATATATTAGATTATATGACAAGTTTCATTTAAATTAGAATTAGAATTTGTTTTATGACTATAGAACACGTTGTTGTTATCATTGGTATTGACTAGGTAAATCTTGGGTTAAAGTAACATTCTGCAAACTATATTGATCACGTAAACCATATTGGACAAATTCTATACCAAAGTTTCGTTAAAAAAAAGTGTTGGTgtatgaaatcaaaattttgatcATTAATCAAGTGTTCATCAACTCTACAAATTCGAATTCTctttcgaaaatttaaaaaacgaAAAATCTCTTATATAAAATCAATTGTATTTAAAACCTTATGTTTTAAAAGTTAGATATAAAACCTTTGTAAATGCGATACAtatgtttgaatttaaaaaacacATGGGGtaaatatgcatgatttttttttccaccAAAAAAAAAGATGTGAAAGCTCATAAAAGGGTGTTAAGATTCCTGTATACTGCTATCCAGTAGCTAGCACCCGTTTTCAAGTGTTTTCAAGTCAATATATCGAAAACGTGTTCTCTTTTACCCGATCCGAAAATAAAACCCGGATTTATTTGGGTGAATATCTGAAGCCTGCAATTGAAAAGTGAGGTCCGAACAGCGGGGAAGAACCACAAAGCCAGGAAAAAAAACAAGGCGTATAAAATCGATCAAAAAATGCCGGTGATGGAAAAGCTCAGAATTTTCGTGGCCCAAGAGCCTGTTGTTGCCGCTTCATGCCTCATCGCCGGCGTTGGTGAGTACTTCAACTgtttttttgtataaatttaCGTATAGCTACTTGTAGATTCATCTACATGTACgtattttttcaatttgattTGCTGTCTTGCAAGGCCATGTTTATTTTAATACTCTTTCTTGTTGCTTCATTTTGTTGCACTTATCAGTGTTTTTCGAATCAGATTTACGGATAATTTGAGTTGGGATTAAAAATTGGGATTTTCTgggaaaaatcatttttattatgatGAAATTACTTCGTTTGCTTTCCTTTTTCCGTTGCAATTTCTGTTTTCTGTGAATTTGCTGAAGGGGGGGAAGATTGGAATAATTTTTTAGGAGCTACCCTAATAGCTTGACGGGAAATTGGATCAAATTTCCATTTTTGCAGACTGACAAGTGACAACTAGATGGAGTATGCTTTTAGTTATTGATGACGATACAGCCGAGAATGGATTCATTGTGTTTTTCATGTACTAAAATTTCGGACAATCTGTGTCGTGTGCTACTCTACAAATCTGTGTGACGACGAGCGAAAAAAATATTGTTCTCCTTCTCTGTTTATATGAGATGTGGCAATGTTACGATATACATCGAGTGTATGTATTGTTAGTGTTGATGTATTCTTAGTATTTACAGCCTTTCAATGGAAGCTATAAGTGATAGGGATTTATCACTCTTGAGATTTAAACCACAGTGGATTGAAGCATTCTGCTGATCCTGTGTTTGGTTCAAGCCATTGATATACTTTTACTCTGTGAAGATCTATGATTAATCATCTTAGTACTCTAATTTGGATGGCTGCAGGACTCTTCCTTCCGGCTGTAGTAAGGCCGATCTTGGATTCTCTGGAAACATCAAAGCAAGTACCTCAACCTGCTTTAAGTGATGTAAGTGAATTGCTTCTCGCTTGTTACGGATGTTCTCACTTGCATAGCCTTTCTGATTATCTTGCTAGATGTAGACCCTCTTCTACTCTGATTTTCTTGTATAGCAGAGTCTGTTTTTAGGATGATCACATTCACCAGTGATGTTCCTAAAATATAGGTTATAATATTTTACTCCTTTCAGTCTTCAATGTGCCTTCTAAATGTTTCCATCTTGGAAGGAGAAGGATGTCATAACCTCCTCTGATGAAATGAAATTTCATTacattttcatgaaatattttttcctgCACTTTGCAATTTAGTCACCACATATATGTTCTGGTTGGTGGTGCTAGCATGATTTTCTCGCATCTCCTGAATTATGTTATTTGGCAATCACAATTAACATATTCAACCATGGTTGACCTTATAGTTACTGTAACACCCGCCCCCAATCACAATTTTGTTTCCTTATTTTTGTGaaatcttcttgttttcctATCAACTGCCGCACGATGCATGCTGTTGCAGACACATCGATACTTGTCATTTATGATAATGCTACCATTTTTTACCATATTGAATTCTTCCTTCATAGATGTTTGCCCGAAAAAATTTAGGAATATGCAAAATCCACCTGTAGTATGATCTATCTTTATATGGGTATTCTTGGCTCCTTGCCACTAACCTCTCGAGCATTCACTCGGAATATGTGTCACTTCTTACCGAATTATCATGAATTCTccaattaattatgaattagatcagaaattttgaattttctgaGTTGGCTGATGGTGTTTAATGACACATAATGAAGTAAAACTAATTCAGGACATTCTATATCCAATTTTGATGTCATTTTCTATTGTTGTATTGGGAATGAGCTTGTGATGGTATGCCATATTGAGTCTGAATTAGAACCTTGAAGATGTATGATCTATTCCTGAAATGTGGGAAATGGATATGGAGTGGTGGTGGGCATCGAGGTCTTGCTGTTAATTGTAGGGAGAGCTACCTGACTGGTATAAAGAGGGGAGGTATAGTCAGATGTCACGGTGTATTCCTGTTTTATTATCAGAGGCATCCTCAAtcatattcaattatttatGGCATATCATTCAAGACTTAAATATGCATGGTAAGCCTATGCTGGAAAACGAAATTAACTGTTGACGTTAATTGATGGCGTGAAATATGGAGTGTAAGTTCACATGCATTAGAGTGCTGGGCCAAAATAATTTGTTGATGCATGTGGACATGTTTCATCATGATAATTTGACATTTTTTGTCTGGTTCTGCTTCATTAATTTCGCGTAATTTTTGGGAGTGATTTGCAGCACTAAAGAGTTTTCTTCATCTTTTTATCACCGAATCGAATTTGTTCTCTCTTTTTCGCAGGTAGTTGCCAGTATGACCGGCAAGAAACAGGGTTGAGAATTTGAGAGCAGATAAGGTCATAGTCCGCTATGCGgctgtttttttttctctttccaTTTTGATCGGAGAGCAGAATAAATATTTGGACATGTATTTCAAAATGAGTGTGTAAAAGCATCATATGGTTGATTTGCTATTCCTAGCATTTATGTTAATCTACACTCGTTACTCCTTTGTGCTTTTGCGTAGTGTTTGACTATCAGCGGCTGCCTTTATTTCCCATTTCTTTTTCCAAATTCCAATCATCTCACAGCCCCCCCCGCCAAATCTGAGGTAATTTTTTCCTCGAGGTATATCTGTTGATGTTATTCTTTTGCAGTGTCTCAAAGACTTTTTTAGAACGAAATAAGCTAGAGGGTACATTCTTACAAAGTGCGGAGATAAGATGCTAATTGTAGAGCTTCACATTGTAGGCAACAGATGAGATGTTCAAATACTATAGCAATACTAGTATACTACTTCAGACTGGACATTACTTCTGCGATTTCTTGGCACTCTTCCATGGTATAACTTGCTTTATACCTTCATATATAGCAGCCTGAAATTAAGACCAAAATGtaatacaaattttaaaaaaatccagcTTTAGATACTATATAATATTTGTGGAGTGTAATCATGAAAAGGGAAAacgataatttttattttgccaCCGAATTAATTCCTTATATTTGAGAATTGTCACTTGTCACGCGGGCCACGAAAGCAGAGACCTATCCCCATTCCTCCtcaacatttattttcttgcaCATTGACCCCCCAAATCAATTTTTTACCTACTGTGTTGCAATAATTGATTGCTAAATTTTCTTGGAGAGGGTTTTAAGTTTATGGTTTACCGATTGATCAGGGCCGCCTAATCGCCGCCACAATGTAATTTTCCGACTTGCTTTTGTCATGTCGAATAGTTTCTTTAACTTTATCTCAGTGCTACAACATACTCCACTCCAAGATTTTACTTTTAGAATACAACTATGCTAGTAAAAAATCTAAGGTGTgaaagaaagagtgaaaaaTTTACCCAGAGGTAATTGTGAGCGGTTGGCCTAGCATCAGAGACCCTGGAGATGCTCCCAGTTCTTCTCAGCTTTCCCTCCATCTTCACTTTCTTGCCGCTCTCGGTATCACTACCACAGCCAGCAATGGAGGACGGAGAGAACCCTACAACGTCCCCACCAAATTCCTTTTTACCACCCCTCCATTTCAAAGTTGTCCTGCCCAAAAACCCTGACGATGTTCGCCTCCCGCTGCTCTTCTTGCCAATCCATATATCGTCCAGCGCACTGTCAGGGCTGGCGCTGCTGTAACTGTCGAAGGAATCGTGGTTATCCCTAAAGAATCTGAACGAAGAGAACTTGGGGCGAGCGAGATTGTAAGGGCCGTCGAGAACTGTAGTCGGGGAGGGCGTCTTGGTAATTTTGTCGGTGGACTCCATTATCAATGGCATTCGGCAGGGTGGaagctccaagaatttgacctCGGGCTCGGGTAGAGCGATGAGAGCTGTGCAGAGTCGGGGCTTTCCAGGCTCCTCCTCCCATTTGAACGGCACCGACACCAACATCTGCAGCGGCGGAGTCGCCGTACCTGAAGCATGGAATATCATTTAGAAGCAGAAATTCGCTGTTAGATTAGTCTTAAAGAGATTATACTAGACTAGTTTCATCTTGTTTACCTGATCGGTGAGGTGAGTGTGGGAGCTTAGGTGTGACCAATAAACTGGAATAGACCCCAACCCCCTGGGTTTCCATGGCTGTGTGGATTTCTTTGGTTGAGGTGTTTTAACAAGAGACAGGACCAGTTTTGTGGGGTTTCACGCTAGGGGTGCATATCGGTTCTAGGTTCCGGACCGGTTTCGGATCGGGTGATGCCAGAACCGGTTTGGATCTTGGAATGGTTCGATGACTTTTGGACCGGTTCCGAGTTCCTTGTccgaatattattatttttaatatataattacttttatgaatgaatatttttttatttaatattttgagtTAAAACAATATtgaataatcataaaaataaaataattgaaagatTGATTTTACAATTGAAAATCTAAAATTCATcaagatttattaaaatatattttgaatattatgcaTCTTCATCGGAACTTGAGCTTTGAAATTTATCGATTGCGCCAGCAGTCCTACTCTTTTTTTCGTCTGCAAACCAATCTTGTAGGCATGTTAGCATGGAAAGTGTTTCTGGTTTTAAATTAGTTCTTTGTTCACCAATGATCCTTCCACATACTGAAAATGCGGACTCGGAAGCAACACTTTCACTTTGAATGGGCATGACATCTCTTGCAATTGCAGCTAACACTGGATAAAGTTTAGAATTTACGTTCCACCAATCAAAACATCAAAATTATCTGTAGTCTCAATATATTGGCTTAGATAAATTTGGATCTCATTGTAATTGGTTGTTGTCATCGATTTTCTTTTGAACTTTT from Primulina huaijiensis isolate GDHJ02 unplaced genomic scaffold, ASM1229523v2 scaffold42345, whole genome shotgun sequence includes:
- the LOC140969567 gene encoding uncharacterized protein, which produces MPVMEKLRIFVAQEPVVAASCLIAGVGLFLPAVVRPILDSLETSKQVPQPALSDVVASMTGKKQG
- the LOC140969566 gene encoding uncharacterized protein At4g00950-like, which encodes METQGVGVYSSLLVTPKLPHSPHRSGTATPPLQMLVSVPFKWEEEPGKPRLCTALIALPEPEVKFLELPPCRMPLIMESTDKITKTPSPTTVLDGPYNLARPKFSSFRFFRDNHDSFDSYSSASPDSALDDIWIGKKSSGRRTSSGFLGRTTLKWRGGKKEFGGDVVGFSPSSIAGCGSDTESGKKVKMEGKLRRTGSISRVSDARPTAHNYLWAAIYEGIKQVIPWKSAKKSQK